DNA from Thermomicrobium roseum DSM 5159:
GACGATGACCATGAGCAGGACCGCGAGCCAGCGTGCCGTCGTTCGCTCGCTCGGCTGATCCACTAGGCTCCCTGTCAAGAGGACATAAAGCCCCTCGCCAGCACCGGCAGCCCAGCCACCCCAGATGTTGGCGAAGTAGACCATCAGGAGCGCGAGCGGCACCCACAACCACCAACCCGGCGGCACTCGTGCCCAACCCAACACCGGCACCTCACCCGTCGCCATGATGTAGCGCGTGATTTCCACATTGTAGAAAGTCTGAAGAAGCGCCGAAAGCAAGATGACCCAACCGATCCCGACGAAGCCGTACTGGGCGACGGCGAGCGGCCCCAGCAGCCACTCGCCGGACCCGATGGACAGGCCGAGCGCGATCAGGCTGGGGCCGATCACCACTGTGATCGCCTCCTTGACACCGATGCGTGGAACCTTGAAGACCTCCTCCGGCTCCGGCAGATCGACCAACGGCAGTGGAGGGCGACTGGTGCCGAGCTGGACAGCTTGACCGACCGCACCACCATCACCACTGGCGCTCACCTTCTACCCCCTTTCACTGATGAACGAACCTCACTGGCACGACCGTCAGGACCACTATGCCCGACCCCGCTGAGCAGGCCTTCGACATGACACCGCTCGCTGCGTCGATCGTCAGTGCCTCCGCACCAGTTCTCGACGACGAGTCGGATACCCTGCTCGACTCGAGCGTCCAATCGGTTGCTGGACTCGTCATGCACTCTAAAGCTTTCCTCTCGGCGTGTCAAGAGATCAGCGGCTGTCTCTCGGCATCTGTCGGCGTGACGGGACACTCTCGACGGGCGGCATAACGACCACACGCTCCGAGTCCGGCGGAATGCTGCCGGCGATCGCGAGCGTGGCAGCTGATGCTCGAGCGCGATGCTTGACAGCTGGCTTCCCTTTTGCGATAGTGAAACCGAGCTCGCGATGGCGAGCGGTGCAGCGATGAAAGGACGGGTCAGGGTGCACCTCCGCATGAGGCACAGGTCCAGGACAGTGGGTATCCGGTACGCCGCTCGTTGGACCGTGTGCAGCATGATCAGGAGGTTGCCATGGCTGTCCCGACCGCACGAAAGCTCTTCCATCTGCTCGTCGATTCCGACCTCGCCCCCGAGCAAGCGATCGCACTGATCGACTTCGCGGCTCACCTCAAGGCACAGCACCGGGCTGGCGAACCGCAGCATCATCTTCTCCGCGGCAAGACACTCGCCATGATCTTCCAAAAGCCCTCCACCCGGACTCGCGTCGCTTTCGAAGCCGGGATGGCTCAGCTCGGCGGGCACGCCCTCTACCTCTCCACAAACGACCTCCAGCTCGGGCGCGGCGAAACGATCGCCGATACCGCGCGCGTCCTCTCGCGTTACGTCGACGGCATCATGGCCCGCGTCTTCCGACATGCGGATGTCGTGGAACTCGCTACCCATGCCTCGGTTCCCGTGATCAACGGTCTCTCCGACCTCGTCCATCCCACGCAAGCCCTGGCCGACATGTTGACGATCAAGGAACAGTTCGGTGGCTGGAGCGGTCGGACGCTCGCCTATCTCGGGTGCGCCAACAACATGGCTCACTCGCTGGCCCTTTCCGGTGCTCTCGTCGGGCTGTCCGTCCGCATCGCTACGCCACCCGGCTGTCGCCCGGATCCCGTGATCATCGAGCGCGCTCGGACGATCGCGACCAGAACCGGCGGACGCATCGAGGTCGCCACTGACCCGTACGAAGCCGTGCGCGGTGCCGATATCATCTATACCGACGTCTGGGTCAGCATGGGCCAAACGGTCTCCGACGACGTGCTCCGCGCGCTGGAAAACTACCGCGTGACGCCCGAGATCATGGCGGCCGCTGCGCCGCACGCGGTTTTCATGCACTGTTTACCCATGTTCCGTGGGCAAGAGGCCACAGCCCAGGTCGCGGACGGCCCGCAGTCGATCATTTTCGAACAAGCAGAGAACCGACTCCATCTCCACAAGGCGTTGCTGGTCGAGCTATTGAGCGATGCCGGCCCCGGCGTTCTCCGTTGAGCGCACAACGCCGAAGACACAGTGATCGCGGACAAACGCGCAGCGATGTCCAGAGAGGAGGCCATCATGTCCGGTCTCACCGGAGCACCACCGCACCTGCCGAGGGAGATCGCTGGCTGGGAATGCCATTGGCAGATGCGATCAGCCGAACTCGAAATCACCGGCCGGCGACTCGACCGACGCTCCGTCAGTATCGGGCAGGCGCTCGCGGGACGGATTCTCGTCCGTCGCACCGCGTCGGGCTGGGACGTCGAAACGCGGCTGTGGATACTCGAGGACCTCGCCGAACACCAGCGCTTGCGGACCCGTCGAGGAACAGCAGCCACGCTGAGCGAGTTGCACGACCTCCTGGTCGATGCCGGTCTCCCCAGCGAACTCGCTCTGTCCATCAGCGAGGCAGCCTCTTCCCTCTGACCGGCCGCCTCGGTCGGCCGCTCCAGCGTGCTGCCAGTCGGGATCGGCGCGCATCGTTGGTGCGCCAAGCCTGGTCGGGAACAGCTCTCGCACGCGGGCGTCGGGCAGGTTCAGCAGCCGTGCATGCTCGGTGCCACTGACCAGCGACGCTCCCACGACCGCACGTCAGTCCCAAATCATCCGGTCGCGACAGTATAGACCGAAAAGAAGCCCGAGCAGCCTTTCGGTCGTGCAGCCACGAGAAGAACGTGAACCAGAACCGGTGGATCGAGAACGGGGAAAACTCGCCGGAATACTCCTCGGTGGGGAGAGAGGGATTCGAACCCCCGACGCGCACGAGCGCACCGATTTTACAGACCGGCCCCTTGAACCACTCGGGCATCTCCCCAACGGTACCACTGCCAGTATAGCACACATGTTCTATTCTGTGCAAAGTGATCGTCCAACCTATCGCTCCGTTTCCGAGGTTCACGACGCTCGCGCGCGACGAGAAGCGTCGGTGGCGCGAGGAAGCCGACACGGCGCAACTCAGGTCAGGCGAACCACTCGATCTGTCTTTCTCTCGCCTGGCGTACGCCTGCTCGGTCACGGACTGCTGACCGGCACGACGCTGCGGCGAGCGTGGATGGTCACGCCGCGATACCCAGGGCAATTCACTTGGTCGTCTCTCGGTTCGCCACTTCGCACCCTCGAGGCGAACGCTCGCCGGTCCGACGACGTTTCCCCGAGATACGGAGCGCGACACCCGGTTCGCCCGAGCGCGTCTTCCGTCACCGCTGGTCTCACAACGGCTCTCGGCTCGTGCTCTCGCTCGCTTGCCGAGCGGGGCGGACCGTGCCAGGATGAGCGGGGGCTGCGGAGACTGCGATGCGCCTGACGCGCGATCTGCTCTTCCCAGTCTATCTGCCGACGATACTCCTCGCCTTCGGGCAGGGAGTCATGGTCCCGGTTTTGCCGCTCTTCCTCCGCGAGCACGGCGCCAGCTATACGGTGACCGGGATCGCCATCGCAGCGGGCTGGGTCGGGACGCTCAGCGCTGACTTGCCGGTCGGTACGATCCTGCCCCGCCTCGGACACCGCCGCGCCTTTTTGCTCGGTTGCCTTGTCTATGGACTGGCGACGGCCGGCGTTGCCCTGTCGGGCGACGCCATCGGACTACTCGTCATCTGCCGCTTCGCGAGTGGTGCTGGCGTGGCCCTCTGGGGTCTGTCTCGGCATGCCTATCTGGCCACCGTCGTTCCCGTCCTGGAGCGAGGGCGAGCCATCGCAGTCTTCGGCGGGATCAACCGGATCGGCTGGTTCCTGGGGCCGGCCATCGGCGGCTGGATCGGGAACGTTTTCGGTCTGGCCTGGGCGATCGCCGCGACGGCGGTCCTGGCACTGCTGGCCTTTCTCGTCGCCAGCCTGGCCTTCGAGCCGAGCGGAGGGTCGCAGACAGGCGTCCGTCACGCTCCGCTGACCGCGCTCGGCGAGGTGCTGCGGACTCGCTGGCAGGTGCTGATCAGCGCTGGCTCGGCACAGCTGCTCGGGCAGATGTTGCGTCAGACCCGCCAGGTCGTCATCCCGCTGTACGGTGCCGATGCGCTCGGACTCAGCGCAGCGACGATCGGTCAGATCGTCAGTCTCTCCGCCATGGTCGATATGGCACTCTTCTGGCCTGCTGGCTGGATCATGGATCGCTGGGGACGCAAGGCGGCCGCCATCCCTTCGTTTCTCTTGCTCGGCCTCGGAATGGCACTCGTTCCCTTCGCCGGATCCCAGACGGGGCTGCTCCTCGTCGCCCTCCTGTTGGGATTCGCCAACGGTCTGGGATCCGGAACCATGATGACGCTGGGGGCCGACCTCGCTCCACCCGGACGAACAGGAGAATTTCTGGGCCTCTGGCGTCTCGTCGGTGATGGAGGACAGGCAGCTGCTCCGCTAACCGTCGGTGTGGTCGCCGACCTCCTCGGTATCGCGCTCACTGCTGGGCTCTGTTCCGGGTTGGGCCTCTTCGCAGCCCTGATTCTGCTGTTCTTCGTCCCGGAGACACGGGCGATGCAGACCCGGGAACGGGCAGTCCCGGCTCCGCCACAGGCGTCGAGTCACGACTGAGTCGATCCGCTCGTCCCCTACCACGCACGAGAAAAGCCCGGGCGTCGAGCTGCCCGGGCTTGTCCTGCCGCGTGGACTGACTCGCTCAGTTGAGCGAACCAGCCAACGCCTTCGGCTGCTGCACCGGGATCCGCTTGACGCGAGCCTCCGTCGTCTTGGGCAGAGTCAGCGTCAAGATTCCGTGCTCGACCTGTGCCTGGGCACCCTCCGCGTCGACCGGAGCTGGCAAGGTCAGCGTTTCGCTGAACTCGCCGTACCCGATCTCGCGGCGGTACCAGGTCGCATGCTTCGCCGTTTCCTCATCGAGGACATAACCGTACCGGCCGCGGATCGTCAGCGCGTTCTGCTCGATGCTGACCTCGAGATCCTCCGGCCGAGCACCCGGCACGGCGACCTTCACGACCAGCGCCTCACCCGTGTCGTAGAGGTCGATCGCCGGCCGCGCCGCGAAGGTCCGGGCGAAGAACGGTCGAGCCGTGCGGCCGAAGGCTTCGCTCATCAGCCGGTCCATCTCGCTCCAGAGTCGCTCGAACTCCGCGATCGGGCTCCAGCGCTCCATCATGGCTCCCTCCTTTCGCAGTGTTCCGAGGTACCCTGGTGCCTCGACTGATCGGCTCAGCACTGTTTCCGGAGATATATATACTCATCTGCCACGCCTTGTGTCAAGATCCTGGTGCCGTCCGTTGCTCCGCCATGGTCGCCGGTGGAGAACTCGTGCCGGCATGTTTCTCGCCACCCAACTCGGAACACCGTCCAGCACGGCTCGTCAGCGTTGCCAGGGGAGTCGAGCGCAAACGTTGCTGCGCGTATACTCGGGCCTAGGGATTGCGGAGCGCACGCCAGGCCAGGATGGACTCATGAACGCGATCGTCACGACCTTGCGTGGTCACGAGCAGCGAGCCAATCTGCGGCACTTCGATTGGGCACTCGTCGCGACTGCGCTTGTCCTCTGCCTGTTCGGGTTGGTCGCGATTTGGAGTGCCGACGGCGCTGGCCCGCTGCGCCTGAGTGGCCCGGTTGGGCGACAAGCGATCGCCATGCTCCTCGGTTTCCTCCTCATGCTCGCACTGAGCCGAGTCGATCCCCGCTACATCAGAGCACTCGCCTGGGCTCTCTATGGTTTTGCATTGGCTGGCCTGATTGCCGTCGACCTCATCGGCGTGACGATCGGTGGAGCTCGCCGCTGGATCGACGTCGGCCCGATCACGATCCAACCGTCGGAGCCAGCCAAGGTCGCAGTCCTGGTCGCGCTGGCGGCGTTCGTGGCCGATCGTGGGCCAGAGATGCGGCGCTTTCTGAACTTTCTCCTGGCCGGTCTCCTCGTGCTCGTCCCCATGGTCCTGGTCTACCAGCAACCGGACTTGGGAACGGCTGGGTGCTTCGCCGCGATTTGGCTCACCGTCATGCTGGTCAGTCCAGTGCGTCGGCTGCACCTCGCTGCGGTTCTCGCAGCCAGCCCGTTCCTCGCACTGTTCGCCTGGCATTTCGTGCTCCACGACTACATGCGAGAGCGGCTGCTCGTCTCCTTCGATCCAGAGCGCGACTACTTTGGCGAAGGCTTCAACATCATCCAAGCACAGATCGCGATCGGCACCGGAGGACTGTTCGGCAACGGGCTGGCCGGGAGCCTGCAGAGTCAGCTCGGGCTGCTCCGCGTTCGGCATACCGACTTCATCTTCGCCCATGCCATGGGGATGGTCGGGTTCGTCGGGGGAGTCGCGCTCGTCGCGGCCTATGTCTTGTTGCTCTGGCGCACCAGTCGGGTCGCTCTCCTCGTCAACGATCTTTTCGGGCGAACGCTGGCGACTGGCGTGACCGGGCTTCTTTTCTTCCAGGCCTTCGTGAACATGGCGATGAACGTCGGTCTCCTTCCCGTCACCGGCGTTCCCTTGCCCTTCGTGAGCCTTGGTGGAAGCGCGATCTGGACGCAGTTCGCCGCACTGGGACTCCTCCAGAGCCTGTTGACCCACCGACGACGAACAGCCTTCGGGCGCGACTGACCGACGATCGTGTACCTGCGCTCGGACCGGTCTGGCCAGCACGATCCTGCCACAGCCGGAGCATGGCTGGACCGGCTATACTCAACAGAAAGCAAGAGGCTGAGTCACCGATCGATGACGGTCATTGAGTCTACCGCACAGCTCCAGCTCGCTGCACCGCAGCCCCGCGAGGCACCGTGGGGGCTGTACGTGCACATACCGTTTTGCCGCCGGGTCTGCCCCTATTGCGATTTCAACGTCTACGCCCGGCAGGAACCGTTGATCCCCCGCTATCTCGCGGCAGTGCGCCGCGAGCTCGCGCTGCTCGCTGATCGCTGGGGACGAGGCCCTGTCCGCACGATCTACCTCGGTGGGGGAACTCCTTCGCTCCTCACTCCGCATCAGGTCGCCGAGCTGCTGGACGCCATCGCGGCGATCTTCGTGCTGGTCGACCAGCCCGAGGTCACGCTGGAAGCGAATCCCGAAACGGTCGACACCGAAAAACTCGCCGGCTATCGCGCAGCTGGCGTCAACCGGCTGAGCCTGGGGGTTCAGACGCTGGTGCCGCAGGGGCTGAAGGTCCTCGGGCGCGCGCATCGTCCCGAGACACCGGTCGCCGCCTACCGGGCCGCTCGGGCTACTGGCTTTCGCAATGTCAACCTCGATCTGATCTACGGGTGGCCCGGTCAGACGCGAGACCAGTGGGAACAGGACCTCGCCACGGTTCTCTCCTGGCAACCGGAGCATCTTTCGCTCTACGCCTTGACGATCGAGCCAGGAACTCCGTACGAACGTGCTGTGCGCCGGGGTATTCTCCGTCCGCTCGACGACGACGTCGTGGCCGAATTGGCCGAACTGGCGATGGAACAGCTCGAGAAGCACGGGTATCTCCACTACGAGCTCTCCAACTGGGCACGAGCCGGCTGCTCTCGCTCGATACACAACACGATTTACTGGCGAAACGGCTTCTATCTCGGCGTCGGGGCAGGAGCGCACGGCTATCTCGGCGGGATCCGCACGGTCAACGAGCGCCTCCCGGCTCGCTATATCGCGCGCGTCGAGGCTGGTGACCTGCCGATCGCTGACATGGAGTCGATCGATCCACGTACCGAGCTGGTCGAGACGATGATGCTCGGTCTCCGCCTCGTCGCCGACGGAATTTCCGCCGCAGCGGTTCGCGCTCGGCACGGCGTCGAACTCAGCGAGGCGTATGGACCAGAACTCGACGAACTCGTTCAGTATGGCCTCATCGAATGGGATGGTGAACGGCTTCGCTTGAGCCGGCGCGGCATCCTGCTGGCGAACGAGGTCGCTGTCCGCTTCCTGGAGCCCCGTGGTACACTGAAGTAATCGATATCGACCGCGCGGGCGGGGGCGGGCGGCGTGGAACGAGTGATCGCGGTCGCGAATCAAAAAGGTGGAGTCGGCAAAACCACCACCGCTGTGCAGCTCGCCGCCTTTCTCGCTCAGCATGGGCACCCAACGCTCTTGGTCGATCTCGACCCACAAGCCAACGCCACGAGCAGCCTGGGTGTGGAGCGCCACGCCCTCGCCGGTACGGTGTATGAGGCACTGCTCGCTCCGGAGCGCACCAGCGCCGTCGTCGTACCGAGTGTCCGCCCCGGACTGGATCTGCTCCCTTCGACCGGCATCTTGGCCGGGGCGGAGGTCGAACTGGTCACGGCGAACCAGCGCGAGTTCCGATTGCGGATGGCGCTCGGCCAGCTCGCCGAGCGGTACGCGGTTGTGCTGATCGATTGCCCGCCCTCGCTCGGCTTGTTGACCGTGAACGCCTTGGTGGCTGCACGCTTTGTCCTCGTCCCCATACAGTGCGAGTATCTCCCGCTGGAGGGACTCGCCCAGTTGGTCACGACGGTGGATCTGGTGAAGCGGCGGCTGAACCCGCCGCTCGATGTCATCGGCGTGGTTTTGACGATGTTCGATGCGCGGACCCGGCTGGCGCTCCAGGTGGTCCAGGAGGTGCGGCGCGTCTTCGGCGCACGAGCGTTCCGGACCGTGATTCCACGCGCTGTCCGGTTAGCAGAAGCGCCCAGTCATGGGCAGACGATCTTCGAGTACGACCCGTCGTCCCGCGCGGCGACCGCGTATGCGGAACTGGGTCGCGAGTTGCTGGACCGGCTCGGTCTCCCAGCAACCTGCGAACCGCTGGCCGTGGCTCACGATGGTAGTCCAAGCGAATCCAGGGGGTGACCGATCATGACGATCATGTCCGAATCGATACCCGTATCCGAAACCGAGATCCCGTCGTTGGAGGACGTACTGGCCGAGAAGCTGGTCGGTATCGGGCTGACCTTCGACGACGTCCTGCTCGTTCCCGCCGAGTCAGCCGTGCTCCCGAAGGACGTCGATACCCGAACCAACCTGACCAGAAACATCCAGCTGAACATCCCGATCGTCTCGGCAGCGATGGACACGGTCACGGAAGCGCGCATGGCCATCGCATTGGCTCGAGAGGGCGGGATCGGAATCATTCACCGCAACCTGTCGATCGAGGAGCAGGTTGCGGAAGTCGACAAGGTCAAGCGCTCCGAATCAGGCATGATCGTCGAGCCGGTGACGCTACGCCCCACCGACAAGGTCCGCGACGCACTGGCCGTGATGGAGCGGTACCACATTTCCGGCGTCCCCATCACCGACGAGAACGGGCGGCTGGTCGGCATCTTGACCAACCGGGATCTTCGCTTCGAGGACGACCTGGATCAGCCGGTCGCGAATCTCATGACCAAGGAGAACCTGATCACGGCACCGGTGGGAACGACGCTCGACGAAGCCCGCGAGATCCTCCACAAGTACAAGATCGAGAAGCTTCCGGTCGTCGACGAGCGCGGGATTCTCAAAGGGCTGATCACGGTCAAGGACATCCAGAAGCGGATCCAGTATCCGAACGCGACCAAGGATCCCCACGGACGACTGCGGGTCGGTGCTGCCGTCGGAGTCGGGCCGGAATCGCTGGAGCGAGCAGCTGCGCTGGTCGAAGAAGGAGTCGATGTCCTGGTCGTCGATACCGCACACGGACACTCCCGGGCCGTCATCGAGATGGTCAAGGCGATCAAGGCCCGCTGGGATGTCGACGTCATCGCCGGCAACATCGCGACGGGAGAAGCTGCTCGCGCGCTGATCGAAGCCGGTGCCGATGCGGTCAAGGTCGGCGTTGGTCCCGGCTCGATCTGCACCACCCGGGTCGTGGCTGGCGTCGGTGTCCCCCAGATCACCGCGATCATGGATGTGGCACGGGTCGCCCGCGCGTACGGTGTCCCGGTCATCGCCGACGGTGGAATCCAGTACTCGGGCGACATCGCCAAGGCGATCGCGGCCGGGGCGGATACCGTCATGCTGGGCAGCCTTTTGGCCGGCGTGGACGAGAGCCCGGGCGAAGTGATCCTCTATCAGGGAGAGCGCTTCAAAGAATACCGCGGCATGGGTTCGATCGGTGCGATGAAGGCACGCTCCTTCAGTAAGGACCGCTACTTCCAACAGGACGTGGACAGCATCGCCAAACTCGTTCCGGAAGGAATCGAAGGACGCGTCCCCTATAAGGGACCGCTCGCCAACGTCGTCTACCAGCTAGTCGGCGGTCTACGCGCCGCGATGGGCTACTGCGGCGCACGCACGATCCAGGAACTGCAGCAGAAGGCTCGCTTCATCCAGATGACCAATGCTGGGTTGCGCGAGTCGCATCCGCACGACGTGATCATCACCAAGGAAGCGCCCAATTACCGCCTGAGTCCGTAGAACCGGCCGTCCACGCACGACGCGGAGCGGGGGTCGTCGGTCGACTGACGACCCCCGCTCGTTGCCCGCTGTCTCAATCGGCATGCGTCGGAATCTCGGGATGGCGATTGCCGTCCCAGCTGATTCCCCAGAAGTGCCAGCGGAACTCTTGCTCGAGCATGCGCAGCGTGTCGCTGATCGCTTGCTGGTTCGGGCGTCCTTGGGCATCGAACCACTGCGGCAACGGTTCTGCACCGCTCACGCCGGTGGAATGCGTCGGGAACTCCGGGTGGGGTTTGCCATCCCACGACTGTCCGCGCGTATGCCAGCGCCAGCCCTCGACCAGCGTCCGCAAGGTACGCGTCACCACTTCGGCTTTCATGCGGCCATCCGGATAGAACCAGGGATTCTCGTTAGCATCGCTGGAGACGACGAAGCCCCACACGGTCGTGAAACGACGGCCGGCCGTGTCGCGGACCGTCGCAGTCACTCCATAGGTACCAGGGCTCAGCGTTCGTATCGCGTAGACCAGCCAGCGCCGCTCGTCGTCGCGGGAAATCTCTACGTCGAGCGGCTGACCGTTGAGCGTGAGTTCGACGCTGGCGAGCGGGCTCTCGCTCGAGACGACTGCGGCCGAGATCATGATCGGCTCGGTCGGCGACAGTGTCCCGAAGTGCATGGGCGAGCGCGTCACTACGCGCAGTGTGGAGGCGACCGAGGCATGGGTCGGCATTTCCGGGTGATAGGCTCCATCCCAGGAGTAACCGAAGAAGTGCCAGCGGAACGCTTCGCTGAGCGCCCGCAGGGAGGCAGTGATCTGCTGCTGCCGTGGTGTCCCGTCGGCCCTGAACCACCAGCTGTCTCGCGGATCGGGCGACACGACGAACTGCCACTGGGCGGTGAAGCTCCGGCCCAGCTCGTCGGTCGCGATGGCCGTGACGACGAAAAAGCCGGGTTGGAGCGTGAGCTGCGTGCTGACGGTCCGGGTGTTGCGGTCACCGCTCTCCGTGACCGGTAGTTCCCGACCATCGAGCGACAAGCGGACGGAACGCAGGCCGCTCGGAGTGGTCGCCGTCACGGCGATGGTCACCGGCCCCGGCGCCACTGTCGACCAGGGTGCCGGACGCAGGTCGCGGAAGGTGGGCCCTTCCCGTACCCCGCCTCCGCGGGTCGTCACTACGCCGGTGGCCTCGAAGTCCCAGAAGAACGAAAGCGTCCCGGCCCGGAATACGAGGGCGTCGACCGCTCCCTGCCAGCCTCCCCACCCGCTGCCCAAGCAGCCGACGCCGATACCGAGCCCACCTTGACCTCCTTCCGGTAGCGCGAGTCGCGCATTCGGAAAAGCCAGCGCATAGCTCGTCAGCAGCCCCGGTGCGCCCTGCAGCAATCCCCCCAACCCTCGCTGCGACCACCAGCGCCCACCGGCGGCACTCCACTCCTGCCAGGTGAGCGGGGTAACCGTCCCATTGAGCTCGGGCTGGTAGATCAGGCGATCGTCGGCCACCCCGTCCCCGTTCAGATCGACATCGAGGAAGAGGTGCGGCGCATGGCCGGCGCCCCGGCTCACGAAGGTCCAGTAGCGGAGCTCGCTGATCGCGGTCAGGGGAGTTTCGACAACCCCCCGCTGCACGAACTGCGACCAGACCTTCCCGTCATCCACAGCGGCGACCGAAAATTGGAGACTGCCCGTTCCGTGCGGTGGCGAGGCCGGACCAGGGCCGAAGGTCTGGGTCGCGAAGCCGTTCCCGCACGGCTCTACCGTGCCGCTCCACCCGTCGGTCGTCACTTGCGCCCGCGCTGGGAGGAGCGGCAGCGCAAGAGCGAGGAGCAGGACGAGAAGCACGCCGAGCCGTACCTGGTTGCCCAAAGGACTCCTGTGCATCGATCACCCTCCCCTTCCCGCGCTCCAGCGATGCGCGCGGTCCATCCCTCGTGAGGGAGATGTCCCCCCTAGCCTAGCCGACCTCTTCTCGCCTGGCAAGCGGTTCCGCGAGTTGGCGATATCGCGATATCGTGATATCCTTGTGCAGGATGCCGAGACGGCAGGAAATGGGAGGATGAACGATGCGCACGTTGGAGCGACTGTTGCGGATTCTGCAGCGCGAGAGCGCGCCGGTCAGCGACCCTACCTTCGCCACATACTACAGCTCGCTGGTCAGCCAGGTGGGGAGCGGTGTGCCGACGATCGAAGAGGCTCGCCGCGACTTCGAGCCGGTGCGCCGCGTCATCGATCGGGCGTTCATCGCCTGATCCTTGTCACGCTGGCCCCCCTGACCGATACTGGTAACGGCCGATCAGTGGAGGGGGGCCAACGTGCCATCGCTCGATCGCGACCAACTGCTCGAGCTTCTCTTGCGTGACCTGGAACAACCGCTCGCCGAGCGCCCCGAACTCCGCGCGTTCGCCGTCCGGGTCGCGGAGGCGATCATCGCCGCACTCACCGAGCACGAGCGGAAACGACATACGATCACCCCGGAGTTCGGTGAAGAGGAGCGGAACGGATGAGCGGTCAACGACCAGTCGTCCGCTTCGGAATCGGCACTGGTAACCGGCGTCCCTTTCCCGAACTCCTGGCCCAGTGGCGGTGGATCGAGGAACTCGGGTTCGACACCGCCTGGGTCGTCGATCACTTCATGGCCGCGGACAACGAGGACACGCCCTATTTCGAAGCCTGGACGCTCATCGCCGCCCTCGGTGTCCAGACCGAGCGCTTGCGCTTCGGCGTGCTGGTGAGCGGCAACACCTACCGCAACCCCGGCCTCCTCGCCAAGATGGCCGTCACGATCGACCATGCCACCGGGGGAAGAGTGGAGCTCGGTATCGGCGCTGGTTGGTGGGAACGCGAGCATCGCGCCTACTCGTTCCCCTTTCCCAGCACTGCCGACCGGATCGCCATGCTCGAGGAGGCGATCCAGATCATCGACCGGCTGCAACGTGAGCGCCGCGTCACCTTCCGCGGTCGCTTTTACCAGTTCGAGGACGCGCCCTTCGAACCGAAGCCGATCCAGCAGCCGCGCATTCCACTGATCGTCGGGGCCTTCAAGCCGCGTATGTTGCGCCTCGCTGCCCG
Protein-coding regions in this window:
- the guaB gene encoding IMP dehydrogenase, which encodes MSESIPVSETEIPSLEDVLAEKLVGIGLTFDDVLLVPAESAVLPKDVDTRTNLTRNIQLNIPIVSAAMDTVTEARMAIALAREGGIGIIHRNLSIEEQVAEVDKVKRSESGMIVEPVTLRPTDKVRDALAVMERYHISGVPITDENGRLVGILTNRDLRFEDDLDQPVANLMTKENLITAPVGTTLDEAREILHKYKIEKLPVVDERGILKGLITVKDIQKRIQYPNATKDPHGRLRVGAAVGVGPESLERAAALVEEGVDVLVVDTAHGHSRAVIEMVKAIKARWDVDVIAGNIATGEAARALIEAGADAVKVGVGPGSICTTRVVAGVGVPQITAIMDVARVARAYGVPVIADGGIQYSGDIAKAIAAGADTVMLGSLLAGVDESPGEVILYQGERFKEYRGMGSIGAMKARSFSKDRYFQQDVDSIAKLVPEGIEGRVPYKGPLANVVYQLVGGLRAAMGYCGARTIQELQQKARFIQMTNAGLRESHPHDVIITKEAPNYRLSP
- a CDS encoding Ig-like domain-containing protein; this encodes MHRSPLGNQVRLGVLLVLLLALALPLLPARAQVTTDGWSGTVEPCGNGFATQTFGPGPASPPHGTGSLQFSVAAVDDGKVWSQFVQRGVVETPLTAISELRYWTFVSRGAGHAPHLFLDVDLNGDGVADDRLIYQPELNGTVTPLTWQEWSAAGGRWWSQRGLGGLLQGAPGLLTSYALAFPNARLALPEGGQGGLGIGVGCLGSGWGGWQGAVDALVFRAGTLSFFWDFEATGVVTTRGGGVREGPTFRDLRPAPWSTVAPGPVTIAVTATTPSGLRSVRLSLDGRELPVTESGDRNTRTVSTQLTLQPGFFVVTAIATDELGRSFTAQWQFVVSPDPRDSWWFRADGTPRQQQITASLRALSEAFRWHFFGYSWDGAYHPEMPTHASVASTLRVVTRSPMHFGTLSPTEPIMISAAVVSSESPLASVELTLNGQPLDVEISRDDERRWLVYAIRTLSPGTYGVTATVRDTAGRRFTTVWGFVVSSDANENPWFYPDGRMKAEVVTRTLRTLVEGWRWHTRGQSWDGKPHPEFPTHSTGVSGAEPLPQWFDAQGRPNQQAISDTLRMLEQEFRWHFWGISWDGNRHPEIPTHAD
- a CDS encoding LLM class flavin-dependent oxidoreductase; amino-acid sequence: MSGQRPVVRFGIGTGNRRPFPELLAQWRWIEELGFDTAWVVDHFMAADNEDTPYFEAWTLIAALGVQTERLRFGVLVSGNTYRNPGLLAKMAVTIDHATGGRVELGIGAGWWEREHRAYSFPFPSTADRIAMLEEAIQIIDRLQRERRVTFRGRFYQFEDAPFEPKPIQQPRIPLIVGAFKPRMLRLAARYADIWNTRGEPDEVGPLADYVREAARKAGRAEDAIRFSVFTWRPPFESVERFRTVALAYLERGFTDLVFPMPPEPQWSVLERCAREVIPELRERAAQARRAQ